The following proteins are co-located in the Candidatus Electrothrix rattekaaiensis genome:
- a CDS encoding SEC-C metal-binding domain-containing protein: MKNLLALSEDLFNEKIHAQKDVRKCPLYELRDGRILLSYFSNTLDMLWEAFDAVAKSDTQFFDKKYQKNKSKWVEDKVVEFLKRIFPDSLVFHTLDYPDIKKGGSSTAELDIAVLYEPFLIILEVKAKQFRTGSQYGNASMLRSDIKANIEDAYKQSLRAINYIDATDVAVFTERKSGRKLTVRKSDTYKIYPVSVSLHRLATVATQLNRTQDLKLFLENNYPFATCLSDLDLITRIKITPEVFLHYLERRLKVLEGPEEHLGDELDLFGAYLDTRLHRNNFGLPDEQIAMISFAGYNSSEFDRLIMYENGEDIVKPEIKLNVPNKINELLNELKKKDDREGRAIAFSLLELDNEFLVSIAENIAELKGQDIPDEIFRRITFSSGEVAVSIVASNDRFAGKLPEKTHQRVLLEKYRRKVNKSIGIGIVCKKDRLVLASACYAEFLWQNDSDMNYLIENDSPFVPSSGVRLPGVNQPCICGSGKKFKKCCKRKIEDNRRQFPFL; encoded by the coding sequence TTGAAAAATTTGCTGGCTCTCTCTGAAGATTTATTCAATGAAAAGATTCACGCTCAGAAAGACGTTAGAAAGTGCCCTTTGTATGAACTTCGTGATGGAAGAATACTTTTGTCATACTTTTCTAATACATTAGATATGTTATGGGAGGCATTCGATGCAGTCGCAAAAAGTGATACTCAGTTTTTCGATAAAAAATATCAGAAAAATAAATCAAAGTGGGTTGAAGATAAGGTTGTAGAATTTTTAAAAAGGATTTTTCCCGATAGTTTAGTCTTTCATACGCTAGACTATCCAGATATAAAAAAAGGTGGTTCTTCAACTGCCGAACTCGATATTGCTGTTCTGTATGAACCATTCTTAATTATACTTGAGGTTAAGGCAAAACAATTTAGAACAGGATCGCAATATGGCAATGCTTCAATGTTACGGTCAGATATAAAAGCAAATATTGAGGATGCATATAAGCAATCATTAAGAGCTATAAATTATATAGATGCTACAGACGTTGCTGTATTTACTGAGCGCAAGAGCGGCAGAAAACTTACAGTAAGAAAAAGTGATACATATAAAATATACCCTGTTTCAGTATCGTTGCATCGATTAGCAACTGTAGCCACTCAATTAAATAGAACTCAAGATCTTAAATTGTTTTTGGAGAATAATTATCCGTTTGCAACCTGTCTTTCAGATTTAGATTTAATAACACGTATAAAAATTACGCCAGAAGTTTTTCTTCATTACCTTGAGAGACGGTTGAAAGTTTTAGAAGGCCCAGAAGAGCATCTAGGAGACGAATTAGATTTGTTTGGAGCTTACCTTGACACAAGACTTCATAGAAACAATTTTGGTCTCCCAGATGAGCAAATAGCAATGATTAGCTTTGCTGGATATAATTCATCAGAATTTGACCGCCTAATTATGTATGAAAATGGTGAAGATATAGTTAAACCAGAGATTAAGTTAAATGTGCCTAATAAAATTAATGAGTTGCTAAACGAGTTGAAAAAGAAAGACGATAGGGAGGGAAGGGCAATAGCTTTTTCTTTGTTAGAACTTGATAATGAATTTTTGGTTTCAATAGCTGAAAATATCGCAGAATTAAAAGGGCAAGATATTCCAGATGAAATTTTCCGCAGAATAACATTTTCATCAGGTGAAGTAGCCGTTTCTATAGTCGCATCTAATGATCGCTTTGCGGGTAAGTTGCCAGAGAAGACACATCAAAGGGTTCTTCTTGAGAAGTACCGAAGAAAAGTTAATAAAAGTATTGGTATAGGGATAGTCTGTAAGAAAGATAGGCTGGTTCTCGCATCAGCTTGTTACGCAGAATTTTTATGGCAGAACGATTCTGATATGAATTATCTCATTGAGAATGATTCTCCTTTTGTTCCTTCATCTGGGGTAAGACTTCCGGGAGTAAATCAACCTTGCATTTGCGGGAGCGGCAAAAAATTTAAAAAATGCTGTAAAAGAAAAATAGAAGACAATCGAAGGCAGTTCCCTTTTTTGTAA
- the selA gene encoding L-seryl-tRNA(Sec) selenium transferase translates to MDHMQQILRLIPSVDECLLALMQDPEFETIPLMLLKKGVRTILDEQRRRVLDGKEVKPNDLEILILLEGIKLKIRDLHRPVFRRVINGTGVIIHTNLGRSVLPGDVLSQLSETAGNYSNLEFDLATGERGSRYSLVEELLCELTGAEAALVVNNNAAAVLVALDTLAREKEVIVSRGQLVEIGGSFRIPDVMARSGAKLIEVGATNRTHLRDYRNAITPDTGLLLKVHTSNYCIIGFTSEVSNKKLVGLGKRHQLPVMEDLGSGCLVDLSPYGLKKEPTVQEVVASGMDVVTFSGDKLLGGPQAGIILGSREIIERIKRNPMNRALRIDKFTLSALESTLRLYQEPQTLFERIPTLNMISTPTEVIQHKAEQLAEVLKKGIGTCCTVQIAEVMSRVGGGAMPEQNLPSRAVVLQPLSMKINRLEEKLRRLDIPIIGRVENNRLILDMRTVPSDELHLIAKGLRQALA, encoded by the coding sequence ATGGACCATATGCAACAGATATTACGACTGATACCAAGCGTTGACGAGTGCCTTCTTGCCCTAATGCAAGACCCTGAATTCGAAACCATCCCTTTAATGCTTCTCAAAAAAGGGGTCCGGACGATACTTGATGAGCAACGTCGAAGAGTACTGGATGGCAAGGAAGTTAAACCAAACGACTTAGAAATATTGATCTTACTTGAAGGTATAAAACTCAAGATCAGAGATCTTCATCGGCCTGTCTTTCGCAGGGTTATCAATGGAACCGGTGTTATTATACATACAAATCTTGGGCGATCGGTTCTGCCTGGAGATGTCCTGAGCCAACTTTCAGAGACAGCTGGCAACTACTCCAATTTGGAGTTTGACTTAGCAACGGGCGAAAGAGGAAGTCGGTACTCTCTGGTTGAAGAACTCCTCTGCGAACTCACCGGAGCAGAAGCCGCCCTTGTTGTTAATAATAACGCGGCAGCCGTGCTCGTCGCTCTTGATACTCTTGCTCGCGAAAAAGAGGTCATTGTTTCACGCGGGCAACTTGTAGAGATAGGCGGTTCCTTCCGAATACCCGACGTCATGGCACGTAGCGGGGCCAAACTGATTGAAGTTGGAGCAACCAACAGAACCCACCTCCGGGACTATCGCAATGCAATCACCCCGGACACCGGTCTCCTGCTCAAAGTGCATACCAGCAATTATTGCATCATCGGCTTTACCAGTGAGGTAAGCAATAAGAAACTTGTAGGTCTGGGCAAAAGGCACCAGCTTCCTGTAATGGAGGATCTGGGTTCCGGCTGTCTGGTGGATCTGAGTCCTTACGGCCTCAAAAAAGAACCCACAGTACAAGAGGTGGTGGCTTCAGGCATGGATGTGGTTACCTTTAGCGGCGACAAGCTGCTTGGCGGACCCCAAGCCGGAATCATTCTCGGCAGCAGAGAGATTATCGAACGCATTAAAAGAAACCCTATGAACAGGGCCCTGCGTATTGATAAATTCACCCTATCCGCCCTTGAATCCACCCTTCGACTCTATCAGGAGCCGCAAACGCTCTTTGAACGTATACCGACGCTGAATATGATTTCCACGCCCACAGAAGTAATTCAGCACAAGGCTGAACAACTTGCGGAAGTTCTAAAAAAAGGCATCGGCACATGCTGCACCGTGCAGATTGCAGAGGTCATGTCCCGGGTCGGCGGCGGAGCCATGCCGGAGCAAAATCTCCCGAGCAGAGCTGTTGTTCTCCAGCCCTTGTCCATGAAAATCAATCGCCTTGAAGAAAAACTACGCCGACTGGATATCCCCATTATCGGCAGAGTTGAAAATAATCGCCTCATTCTAGATATGCGAACAGTTCCGTCGGATGAGCTGCACCTGATCGCCAAAGGACTGCGCCAAGCACTCGCCTGA
- a CDS encoding tetratricopeptide repeat protein, protein MFFNDPVSDQGFKADDGLILVQPLLLELEEILPVPASTGFWLHDPTCPSEHTFSSEQLEKLHTWQAGVDEETAKAPVVLEDMLVIPLITEQGGGITLVIYDVDTTVLRKMATEWLVELREKILQRFCRIRHIYIDPDTGLYNRRALTLLLAKESCQKTLFLIAAVPGTRTLAGGFQKIRQVNLLLRTLIEEPLFYLGQGLFAAVRRINQRGACLDFSHRLISRLKREGLRRAHVGFSSLPPDDTPLEILHRCQLLLAEAERRGPYSLCDEAFLVRREQHPFALPAAPVVRRLQKKWRGLDQFGLLLVSFTHNFKHKQDMQAGNNTGTFLDLSSTLPNSCSSHLLNPNEQLILLPNHSFKQTSLQAKQLAQKISEDTDAPPSIGFCHWPTIGVTKIECIRSCRKAILHAGFYEKGAVVAFDALSYNVSGDLYFDEGDYKQAIREYRAGLQIKPDDVNLLNSLGVALAEINRHREAESCFSQVLHTEPQNYMALINKGMSCRLLGQSDEATACFEQGLRCKEHRKQASIEIYLQLGKLYCLHEEFEKAVSLLKEWRELKGEPSEFIFFRLFGEAAMGAGEHHEAVKALQRSLQIYPQNADSQSMLGLLYVLEGQGAEVGLSLCDRAVAVDSGDAHHLYRRATALHHLGRLAQALNDVRDSLKVERNNQQSLLLRAILYEELGSLRRAQQGFKRIISMKKSTENRKKEALAGLARIAARTRISSQS, encoded by the coding sequence ATGTTTTTTAACGATCCTGTCTCCGATCAAGGCTTTAAGGCCGATGACGGGCTGATATTAGTCCAACCCTTACTCCTTGAGCTGGAGGAAATCCTGCCGGTGCCTGCTTCAACAGGATTCTGGCTGCACGACCCAACCTGCCCGTCAGAGCATACATTCAGTTCAGAGCAACTGGAAAAGCTGCATACTTGGCAGGCAGGAGTGGATGAAGAAACGGCCAAGGCCCCTGTTGTACTGGAAGACATGTTGGTGATTCCCTTAATCACTGAACAAGGAGGTGGGATAACTCTAGTCATTTATGATGTTGATACGACTGTCCTGCGAAAGATGGCAACAGAATGGCTGGTTGAACTCCGAGAAAAAATTCTTCAGCGTTTCTGCCGCATCCGACATATATATATAGATCCAGATACCGGTCTCTACAACCGCCGCGCCCTCACCCTGCTGCTGGCAAAGGAATCGTGCCAAAAAACCCTCTTCCTCATAGCCGCTGTCCCCGGAACCAGAACCCTTGCAGGCGGTTTCCAAAAAATCCGTCAGGTCAACCTCCTCCTCCGAACCCTTATTGAAGAACCACTCTTCTATCTCGGACAAGGCTTATTCGCTGCTGTCCGACGCATAAATCAACGCGGCGCATGCCTAGATTTTTCCCACCGCCTCATCTCCCGTCTTAAACGAGAAGGGCTCCGCAGGGCACATGTGGGGTTTTCCTCTTTACCTCCTGATGATACCCCGCTGGAAATACTCCATAGGTGCCAACTGCTCCTTGCGGAAGCAGAACGACGAGGTCCGTATAGCCTCTGCGATGAGGCCTTCTTGGTCAGAAGAGAACAACATCCCTTTGCTCTGCCCGCCGCCCCTGTTGTACGGAGGCTGCAAAAAAAATGGCGCGGACTTGATCAATTTGGACTTCTGCTGGTTTCCTTTACGCATAATTTTAAGCACAAGCAGGATATGCAGGCCGGAAACAACACAGGGACATTCCTGGATCTCAGTTCAACGCTCCCGAACTCCTGCTCCTCTCATTTGCTCAACCCCAATGAACAGCTCATCCTCCTGCCGAATCATTCTTTTAAGCAGACCAGCCTTCAGGCAAAACAACTTGCTCAAAAAATCTCAGAAGACACTGATGCTCCCCCCTCCATAGGATTTTGCCACTGGCCGACTATCGGCGTCACCAAAATTGAATGCATCAGAAGCTGTCGCAAGGCGATACTCCATGCCGGTTTTTACGAAAAAGGTGCTGTGGTGGCTTTTGATGCCCTGAGTTATAATGTCAGCGGTGATCTCTATTTTGATGAAGGCGATTATAAACAGGCGATCAGAGAATACAGGGCCGGATTACAGATAAAGCCTGACGATGTGAATCTGCTCAACAGCCTCGGCGTGGCCTTAGCTGAAATAAACCGTCATCGCGAAGCAGAATCCTGCTTCTCTCAAGTGCTGCACACTGAACCACAGAACTACATGGCACTGATCAATAAAGGAATGAGCTGCCGGCTCCTTGGGCAATCTGATGAGGCCACAGCCTGTTTTGAACAGGGCCTGCGCTGTAAGGAGCACAGGAAACAGGCATCCATTGAGATCTATCTTCAGCTGGGCAAACTCTATTGCCTTCATGAAGAATTTGAAAAAGCCGTCAGCCTGCTCAAAGAATGGCGGGAACTCAAGGGGGAACCGAGTGAGTTCATCTTTTTTCGTTTATTCGGCGAAGCGGCAATGGGAGCCGGAGAACATCATGAGGCGGTCAAAGCCTTGCAGCGGTCTTTGCAAATCTATCCCCAAAATGCGGACAGTCAGAGTATGCTGGGACTCCTGTATGTCCTGGAGGGTCAGGGAGCGGAAGTGGGATTAAGCCTTTGCGACCGGGCTGTTGCCGTAGACAGCGGAGATGCACACCATCTGTACAGACGGGCGACGGCTCTGCACCATCTCGGTCGCCTTGCCCAGGCCCTGAATGATGTCAGAGATTCCTTAAAAGTAGAAAGAAATAATCAACAATCGCTCCTTCTCCGTGCTATACTATATGAAGAACTTGGTTCTCTGCGCCGGGCACAGCAGGGTTTCAAGCGAATAATCAGCATGAAGAAAAGTACTGAGAACCGAAAAAAGGAGGCACTGGCAGGTTTAGCCAGAATCGCGGCCCGGACGCGCATTTCTTCTCAGTCTTAG
- a CDS encoding TIGR00730 family Rossman fold protein encodes MPARFLQQQARRNNQYLLNNMGNMGDNDDTWRMFRILAEFVEGFDTLSSLGCPSVSIFGSARTPEDHKDYKLTRAIAAGLSEHGYGIITGGGPGIMEAANRGAADVNGVSIGLNIDLPFEQHSNPYVNLPMDFRYFFVRKVMFIKYSMAFICLPGGFGTLDELFESLTLIQTHKIKPFPIILVGTSFWTGLVDWIREQMISNGKIDKTDLLLFEILDDVDEIVAFIRRTVIL; translated from the coding sequence ATGCCGGCACGATTTTTACAACAACAGGCCAGAAGAAATAATCAATATCTCCTGAATAATATGGGAAATATGGGGGATAATGATGACACTTGGAGGATGTTCAGGATTCTTGCTGAATTTGTTGAAGGTTTTGATACCCTGTCCTCTCTTGGATGTCCATCAGTAAGCATCTTCGGTTCCGCCCGGACCCCGGAAGACCATAAGGATTATAAACTCACCCGTGCCATTGCAGCCGGATTATCCGAGCACGGTTACGGTATCATTACCGGCGGCGGTCCCGGCATCATGGAGGCGGCCAACCGAGGCGCAGCTGATGTGAACGGCGTTTCCATCGGCCTGAATATCGACCTGCCCTTTGAGCAGCACTCGAATCCCTATGTGAACCTACCGATGGATTTCCGGTATTTTTTTGTCCGAAAGGTCATGTTTATCAAGTATTCTATGGCCTTTATATGTCTGCCCGGAGGCTTCGGCACCTTGGATGAACTCTTTGAATCATTAACGCTGATCCAGACGCATAAAATAAAACCGTTTCCTATCATCTTGGTCGGTACCTCTTTTTGGACCGGCTTAGTGGACTGGATTCGGGAACAGATGATCAGCAACGGCAAGATTGACAAGACAGATCTGCTGCTTTTTGAAATCCTGGATGATGTGGACGAAATCGTCGCCTTTATTCGCCGAACCGTTATTTTGTAA